The nucleotide sequence GACAGTCAATTTGGGAGAAgagaaaatgttgaattaagattaatttattttcatattcgtACTGTACGTAAGGAAAACGAAGACGTTAAAACAGGGTACAATGACATAATTGTCCTCCAGACCAAAGCTTTCTTTCAACGCCAATTTTTAAGCACGAaataatgatttaaaaaaaaaactacggTGTCCGTCACTTCATACACAAATCTATATGTATAGAACCAGTATATCTATATTGTAACACGATTCGCAATGGTAATGAACTCGCTGGTAGTAATCCCGCAAAATATCTGAATATGATAGTCCATTGACAGTATTAATATTGTATGCCCCGTATTCCTTAATTATTTTACCCTTTTCTTCCTTCTTACAGGACATTCACTCGGCAGACAACACACGTTGCATAGAATTGATAGGATCCTAACAACAGACATTTCCAAATATGAAGAGAGGCAGGCAGTTTATGTATCGACTCATTTTTGGTTTAGCCATAGGGTTATTGATAAGTAGTATCTATATTGTCTCATTTTCCAAAAATCGAACTTGGAGTGAACGATTACGCAGTGTTTGTCGTTGCTCATCaaatgatgaagatgaagaatcGTCATCACTAGCGGAATCAAATCAACTTAACGTCCTTGCAAATAGTTCAAAGGAAAATGTTAAGTTTCGAGACAAATTACTTAGTAAAATTATAAACGAAACTAATTCGTCCAGCCATGAAACCAAAGAAGGACAGTCGTTAGAATTGTCTCGAGTGAAACTGCTGGAAACTCGCGAAAATTGCATCAGTCCAAAAAATTCTAAGAAAGCTCATACAAAAACGAGTAAGCACAGAGACAGATATCTTGGTCAAACACCACCCCTGAAGGATATCGATAAAATTCTCCAATATACGTTCAATCGATTGCCGATCGATAAGGCTCGCGCGTTTTGTAAACAATTATCCAGACTAGAAGACGAACGGAAACTTAAATTTCAAGATCTGAGTCCTCGCGATAAATGGCTTTTAGCCAAAAATATATTCTCATCATTTGGCTATACGCAGAAGTTACCGAACCTGTTAGGGATAGGTGTGAAAAAGAGCGGAACAAACGCTTTCGAACATTTCATCAAGCAACATCCTCTGATTAAAGTGCCAGTCGATGCGAAGGAACTCCACTATTTTGACAAGCATTACAATCGTGGTATCAAGTATTACAAAGCCAGCCTACCGATTTGTAATGCGACAGAAATAAGCTTCGAAAAGACACCGAAATATTTTGTAACGGATACAGCTCCTACTAACATCGCGAAGGACATCTCACCAGATACAAAGTTTATACTCTGCGTACATGATCCCGTGGAACGCGCTCTGTCGGATTGGAGACACGAAAAAATAGTCCAACTCATAAAGAAAAGGCGAAACAAATGTATGGGATGTACCTCCAAGTCAGAAGGAGTTGCCTTCGTCCAAGCTGTCTTGACCAAAACAGGCTCCGTCGATGCTAAGAATGTCATTGTTGACACGAGTAATTATGCCCGCCATTTTGAAAAGTGGTTAAAGGTCTTCTCAAGGGATCAGTTCCTTATTGTTAAGGAGGAGGAAATATCGAGGACTCCATTCAAGGTGATTCGCGAAGCGGAAGAATTTTTAGATGTCCCTGGATTCTTTCGAGAAGATATGTTCGTCTTTGAAAACGACAAGAAACGGTATTGTTTCAAGTCCACGAGACGGGAGATAAATAGTAGTTGTCCACCGATCTACTCACCATCGGTTCCCAAACCAGAGATATCGGAGGAGGTCGTGCAGAAATTGAGAGACTTTTATCGTCCACACAACAGACGATTTGAAGAATTGACTGGCATGAATTTTAGCTGGAGTAATTTATGAACATTTATGCTAATAACTTTAATCTGTAATTTACTGACTGCTCCTGATATTGCAGTGAGAGTACATCGTTTGTTCTGAGTTAACGGAAAAGTCTGATCGCAAGTGAGGATAGGATCGTTTTTCAATAGAAATTCAAAAGCCGTTAGAACAAACTTGTCTGTATAGCTTAAGTAATTACCTCCTCCCGATGGCGCCCTTCTCGTCACTATGGATTTATCGGCATTGTACACCAATATATACCACGTGACTAAGGAATCACGTGTGCGATAACATCTTAGAGGCCTATAACAATGCCTCAACACAGAGATTGCCAAACTGATCAGATTTGATCTTGAGTCGCAATAATTTCACGTTTAGTAATCAAAACTACTTCCACATTAAAGGTAATGCTATGGGCACGAGAATAGCGCCATCTTTGCTAACATATTCATGCATTTCTtacaacagttttatttttagcTGCCTTTCCCCATTATCCCCTTTCGAAGTACGTATAGTTatattgatgattttttttatgatacgGGAGCATGGTGCGGACTCTCTACTGAAGACTCTCTTTGACcatgttaatatatttcatgACTCCATTAAGTTCACTATGGATCACTCAGCTAGGCAAATCTGTTTTCTTGACGTACTGGTCATGATTTAAGAGGGAGCTATTGAAACCTCAGACTACCCAAACCCACGGATAAGCTTAGCCTACCTAATTTgtatttttacaagttttcatcTCCTGCACGCTAAGTGATATATAGCTGGTAGCCAGCTAATTAGATATAAACGTATCTGTTCTAGACAAAGTCTTTATGTGGACAAAGCGACAGAGCTTCTTGATCTCTTTCTCAAATGGGGATATCCATACAAACTTCTCAGTCGTTACTTCaataaggtatatatatatatatttatatatatatatttatttatatatatatatatatatatatatatatatatatatatatatatatatatatatatatcatagttagagaaaaccagagaaataagatataactcataattgacaaataaggagtaaggtTTTGGAAATTATATTGAaatttcggtccccctgggacctttttagcaatacttggcagtcgaatgaaaagtacaaaatgtaacacaagagaagtatgacgctagataagtgtaagttgcattgatggaattaaaaccaaataaaccatgactatacaggaagcggattaaggagcaaagaacggattacataatttttgtataactgatagttgttaaggggtcccaagtctttgttgaggccagtgacgtgagacttaatacgaaagatccaaccgatttctttacgtttactcTCAGTAGAGGATTTGAAGTTTGAgtcaattaaaatacatttgaggctttgagagaatgactatgaagacTGAAATGTTTGGAAACTGGGAATCCttcaaaattatcacgaatatatttttttgtgattattaaaacgtaagccgAACCGGAAGcttgtttcacctacataattgccctctttgcaaagtacacagtagaaaatgcaattaacattaatataatcGCAAGAGAAGGAAGGGGGTCTTAGACTATATTCAACATAATTGGGAATTTTGACCtcggtgcctggggtaatatgggggcatattttgCATCGAGGTTTACCTCAACGGAAATTGCCTGTATtccaagacgatcagtctgtaggagaatcgtttaaggtacccctCATGCTGGCATTTCTACAACCCCAAACCTTAGATTTCTACTCACTTCATCCAGACTCCCTtactcagtttccacctccAAAGGCAATTCCCGTTGCGGAAACCTCGATGCCAAATTACGCTTTAACGCCCTAACGTACATAacaagccggatctcgaaagagatactttgaacagactttgttaatgaaatggaggtaaacgacaaaggcaaatgaaaatagcctatatataattgaaatcgtaatgagttggaaaatccagaacagtgaaaaaacttccagcctccatcgggattcgaacccggaccTCTCGCTTAATATTCGAGACGAAACATATAAAGTAAGAGACTTAGTAGTTTGAAATTAAAAggaaatatgaaagtaaattaaaGGTATTTGTAAAAGTATTAAGTTAATTCAAAGACATCGCAAACGAGGAAACTGTCATCACTTCCTTCTAATCAATCATCTTTTGGACTTCCAGTATCTGGCACAGTCTCCACCTCGTCCACCTCATTTGTACTCTGTTAACGAATagagatgtgtttttttttattttctttttttagaaaataaaatacaaagacTGATTGGAATGGTATATTAGTATAACGAACAAATCGTATTTAACTATTCAGGTTAGAAGTTTTAGCAATTGCCATTTGTCATCTGAACAATAATTCAGATATCTATCTACATTGTGAACCAAATTATGCATCTTTTGGTATTATGTAAACAAGCTTGTTCAATTATCAAAGTTGTCTCCCTCGTCATCATGGTAGAAAGATtaaaattcaaattaatacgtTCATAACAATGACCACATAAGAATCGTGGCAACAAGGCAAACGCCCCACTTAACTAACGAGATAACTAGATACTGACTGTACCAACCATGTAGTATTTTGAATGCATTGAAGAATACCTGAAAAGTTTCAAAGAAAATTACTTGAAGCAAATACCTTTTTAAATTTGTTCTTCAccgtcttaaaaaaaaaatagaaaaacgtAGCAAGTTaataaaaatgttgtaaattgaGTTTACACTGAAAGCAGCAAGAATCACCATATAGAACAAATACACAAAGCAATTAGAAAATATGTGAAAACAACAATGATTTATTTACAGATGCAGTTACTATATCATAGTAAACAATAACATATGTTGTGTGCATTTGTCATTTGATTTGATCGAGATATTGGACATTGAATTTGAGTATTAGTAAGAAAACACTCTGGtaattattgatatttataCAACGGCATGTATTGCTCTCTATAAAACAATCTATTTTCCGTTACACATACCAACGACAAATATCTTTTCTTCTTCAGTGTGTTTCCAAACTGGAGGTcctgtggaaagaattaaacttATATCCATCAACTGTCATTTGAAAAGCAATCGATATATTACAGCAAAAGAAGCGAAAACAATAATTGATGTGCGTTtatccatgtatatatatatatataaatttataaatatatataaatttatatatatatataattgatgaGCGTTTatccatgtatgtatatatatatatatgtatgtatgtatgtatgtatatatatatatatatgtatatatatatatatatatatatatatatatatatatatatgtatatatatatttatatatatataaatatatataa is from Apostichopus japonicus isolate 1M-3 chromosome 16, ASM3797524v1, whole genome shotgun sequence and encodes:
- the LOC139982616 gene encoding heparan sulfate glucosamine 3-O-sulfotransferase 6-like; amino-acid sequence: MKRGRQFMYRLIFGLAIGLLISSIYIVSFSKNRTWSERLRSVCRCSSNDEDEESSSLAESNQLNVLANSSKENVKFRDKLLSKIINETNSSSHETKEGQSLELSRVKLLETRENCISPKNSKKAHTKTSKHRDRYLGQTPPLKDIDKILQYTFNRLPIDKARAFCKQLSRLEDERKLKFQDLSPRDKWLLAKNIFSSFGYTQKLPNLLGIGVKKSGTNAFEHFIKQHPLIKVPVDAKELHYFDKHYNRGIKYYKASLPICNATEISFEKTPKYFVTDTAPTNIAKDISPDTKFILCVHDPVERALSDWRHEKIVQLIKKRRNKCMGCTSKSEGVAFVQAVLTKTGSVDAKNVIVDTSNYARHFEKWLKVFSRDQFLIVKEEEISRTPFKVIREAEEFLDVPGFFREDMFVFENDKKRYCFKSTRREINSSCPPIYSPSVPKPEISEEVVQKLRDFYRPHNRRFEELTGMNFSWSNL